The following coding sequences lie in one Glycine max cultivar Williams 82 chromosome 19, Glycine_max_v4.0, whole genome shotgun sequence genomic window:
- the LOC100777049 gene encoding putative disease resistance protein RGA1 → MAELFIFSIAESLITKLASHSFQEASRVVGLYDHLRDLQKTLSLVKAVLLDAEQKQEHNHELQEWLRQLKSVFYDAEDVLDEFECQTLRKQVLKAHGTIKDEVSHFFSSSNPLVFRSKMAQQIKDVSKRLDKVAADRHKFGLRIIDVDTRVVHRRATSRMTHSRVSDSDVIGREHDKENIIELLMQQNPNDDGKSLSVIPIVGIGGLGKTTLAKFVFNDKRIDECFSLKMWVCVSDDFDINQLIIKIINSVNVNDAPLRQQNLDMVDLEQLQNQLTSKLAGQKFLLVLDDVWNNDRVKWVELRNLLQEGVAAGSKILVTTRIDSIAFMMGTVTSHKLQSLSPENSMSLFVRWAFKEGEEEKHPHLLNIGKEIVKKCRGVPLAVRTLGSSLFSKFEANEWEYVRDNEIWNLSQKKDDILPALKLSYDFLPSYLRQCFALFSLYPKDYAFASFEVHILWGALGLLASPRKNETLENVVKQYLDELLSRSFLQDFIDTGTMCQFKIHDLVHDLALFVAKDECLLIKSHIQNIPEIIRHLSFAEYNFIGNSFTSKSVAVRTIMFPNGAEGANVEALLNTCVSKFKLLRVLDLRDSTCNTLPRSIGKLKHLRYFSIENNRNIKRLPNSICKLQNLQLLNVSGCEELEALPKGLRKLISLRLLEITTKQPVLPYSEITNLISLAHLCISSSHNMESIFGGVKFPALKTLYVVDCHSLKSLPLDVTNFPELETLVVQDCVNLDLDLWKEHHEEQNPKLRLKFVAFVGLPQLVALPQWLQETANSLQSLAIKNCDNLEMLPEWLSTLTNLKVLHILACPELISLPDNIHHLTALERLRIAYCPELRRKYQPHVGEFWSKISHIKEVLIEEPEKLEEEEDE, encoded by the coding sequence ATGGCTGAATTATTCATCTTCAGCATCGCTGAGTCTCTCATAACAAAGCTTGCTTCTCATTCTTTCCAAGAAGCTTCTCGGGTGGTGGGTTTGTACGACCATCTCCGAGACCTTCAAAAGACTCTCTCATTAGTCAAGGCAGTGCTGTTAGATGCTGAGCAAAAGCAGGAGCATAACCATGAGCTGCAGGAATGGCTGAGGCAGCTCAAAAGTGTCTTCTATGACGCCGAAGATGTGTTGGATGAATTCGAATGCCAAACACTGCGAAAGCAAGTGCTCAAAGCTCATGGTACCATCAAAGACGAGGTAAGCCACTTCTTCTCAAGTTCTAATCCACTTGTTTTTCGTTCCAAGATGGCTCAACAAATCAAAGATGTCAGCAAGAGGCTAGACAAGGTTGCAGCTGATAGGCATAAGTTTGGTCTCCGAATAATTGATGTTGACACACGAGTTGTTCATAGGAGAGCCACGAGTCGCATGACACACTCCCGTGTGAGTGACTCAGATGTGATAGGAAGGGAACATGATAAAGAAAATATCATAGAGCTTTTGATGCAGCAGAATCCCAATGATGACGGTAAAAGTCTCTCTGTTATCCCCATTGTGGGGATTGGAGGCTTGGGAAAAACTACGCTTGCAAAGTTTGTGTTTAATGATAAGAGGATAGATGAGTGTTTCTCATTGAAGATGTGGGTGTGTGTTTCTGATGACTTTGACATCAACCAACTCATTATCAAAATCATCAATTCTGTGAATGTTAACGATGCTCCTCTTCGCCAACAGAATTTAGACATGGTCGATCTGGAGCAATTACAAAATCAATTGACCAGCAAACTTGCCGGTCAAAAATTCTTACTTGTCTTGGATGACGTATGGAATAATGATCGTGTTAAATGGGTTGAGTTGAGGAATTTATTACAAGAAGGGGTTGCTGCAGGAAGTAAAATTCTAGTTACTACACGTATTGATTCCATTGCTTTCATGATGGGAACTGTTACCTCTCACAAGTTACAAAGCCTTTCGCCGGAGAATTCAATGTCTCTTTTTGTCAGATGGGCCTTTAAAGAAGGCGAAGAGGAAAAACATCCTCATTTGTTAAATATCGGGAAAGAAATTGTGAAAAAATGCAGAGGGGTTCCATTGGCTGTGAGAACATTGGGGAGTTCACTATTTTCAAAGTTTGAGGCAAATGAGTGGGAATATGTGAGAGACAATGAAATTTGGAATTTGTCACAAAAAAAAGATGACATTTTACCTGCACTTAAATTAAGTTATGATTTCTTGCCTTCCTATTTGAGGCAATGTTTTGCATTATTTTCCCTTTACCCAAAGGATTATGCATTTGCTAGTTTCGAGGTACATATACTTTGGGGGGCACTTGGTCTCCTTGCATCACCAAGAAAGAATGAGACACTAGAAAATGTTGTGAAACAGTATCTGGATGAATTACTGTCAAGATCTTTCCTTCAAGATTTTATTGATACTGGCACTATGTGTcaatttaaaattcatgattTGGTGCATGATCTTGCTCTGTTTGTTGCAAAAGATGAGTGCCTACTTATAAAGTCCCACATTCAAAATATTCCTGAGATTATTCGGCATCTGTCTTTTGCTGAATACAATTTTATTGGAAATTCATTCACCTCAAAATCGGTAGCTGTGAGAACCATAATGTTTCCAAATGGTGCAGAAGGAGCCAACGTTGAAGCTTTGCTAAATACCTGTGTGTCAAAGTTCAAATTATTGCGAGTTTTGGATTTAAGGGATTCGACATGCAACACTTTGCCACGTTCCATTGGTAAGTTGAAACACTTGAGATATTTCAGCATTGAGAATAATCGCAACATCAAGAGACTCCCCAATTCTATTTGCAAGCTCCAAAATTTGCAATTGTTGAATGTTTCGGGATGCGAGGAGCTGGAAGCATTGCCCAAAGGATTAAGAAAATTGATTAGTCTTCGGCTATTGGAGATAACTACAAAGCAACCTGTTTTGCCTTACAGTGAGATTACCAACTTGATCTCGCTTGCACATCTGTGTATTTCATCAAGTCATAATATGGAGTCTATCTTTGGAGGGGTGAAGTTCCCAGCTCTTAAAACATTGTATGTTGTTGACTGTCATAGTCTGAAGTCTTTGCCACTGGATGTTACAAATTTTCCTGAATTAGAAACTCTGGTTGTTCAAGATTGTGTTAATCTGGACTTAGATCTGTGGAAGGAACACCATGAAGAACAAAACCCCAAGTTAAGGTTAAAATTTGTTGCATTCGTGGGTTTACCACAGCTGGTGGCCTTACCTCAATGGCTTCAAGAAACTGCCAACTCCTTACAGTCCTTGGCTATTAAAAACTGCGACAATCTTGAAATGCTTCCGGAGTGGCTGTCAACTCTGACTAATCTGAAAGTACTTCATATATTAGCTTGTCCAGAGCTTATATCTCTCCCGGATAACATCCATCACCTCACCGCACTTGAAAGGTTGAGAATTGCCTATTGTCCTGAACTACGTAGAAAATACCAGCCCCATGTCGGTGAGTTTTGGTCCAAAATATCACATATCAAAGAAGTCTTAATTGAAGAACCAGAAAAgctggaggaagaagaagacgaatag